TCTGGTACAATAGGACCATATTACATAAACACCCATTATTTGTATGGAAGTAAAGAAAAGGCCGAAATGTTGCTAAAAGATATCGAAATCGCCACCAAGGACAGACTGACATGTTCTGGTGAGATTTTGGCAAAAGTGCTGAAGAATTATAACGAAGAATTGATATATAAAGAATTAATTGATGAATTATGTGATTATATAAAAAGTAAGATAAATATTGATAAAGTAGATTATATCTCAGGAGGAGAACGAAGAGACTGGTTTTTTTCACTAATTGCCGCAAGGATACTTAAAAAGCCACATCTGACTATATTTAAGGATCTGGATGTTGTGGTATTTGATGGAGAAAAGTCCTGGAGAACAGATAATATAAATGGTGCCAGTGTTTTACATATAGCAGACCTCATCACTGAAGCTTCAAGTTATATAAGGGCCTGGATACCGGCGGTAAAGAGTATAAATGGTGTAATGAAATGGTCTGTAGTAATTGTTGATAGGAATCAGGGCGGAGAGGAAATGCTATTAAGAGAGAAGATAATTTCCCACGGGATGGTATATATTAATAAGGGACTTTTTGATAAAGCACTTTCTTTTGGTTTGATTAATGAAAAACAATATAATTTGATAATAGAATATTTAGAAAATCCAAGAGAGTCAATGAGAAAATTTTTGATACAGAATCCCGAGTTCATTGAAAAGGCAATGAAAAGTGACAAAAGAACAAGGGAAAGAGCTGAACTGTGTATAGAGAAAGATATTTATGGATTGGGAGAGAGGAAATCTTGAAAAATAGTACAGGGGACAGAAGGAAAGATATTCTGGTCGCGCAGGAGGAAATTGCAAGACAGCAAGGTATTGCAGAGGAAATTAAGCAATTGAATTACCAGGAAGAAATGAAAACCGGGAAAAAGAAACTTTTTTATATAGAAACCCTTGGTTGCCAGATGAATGAAAATGATTCAGAAAAATTGGCAGGTATGTTAAATGAGATGGGATATTCCGAATCTGACAATGCGGAAAACAGCGACCTTATTATAGTAAATACCTGCTGTGTCAGGGAAAATGCCGAACAAAAAGTATATGGGCACCTGGGTAGATACAAAAGTCTTAAAGAAGAGAAACCTGGTATGGTAATTGCTGTATGCGGATGCATGATGCAGCAAAATGAAGTAGGTGATAGCATAAAAAGGAAATACAGGCATGTAGATTTGGTATTTGGCACTCACAATTTGCATAAATTTCCTGAATATTTGTACAACGTCTTGTCTTCAAGAATAAGAGTTATTGATATATGGGAATCTTCAGGTTCCATAGCCGAGGGTTTGCCAATAACCAGAAAAGACGGAATCAAAGCCTGGGTAACAATTATGTATGGCTGCAATAATTTCTGCTCTTATTGTATTGTTCCATATGTAAGGGGAAGAGAAAGAAGCAGAATGCCTGAAGATATAGTCAGGGAAATTGAAATATTAGGAGAACAGGGATATAAAGAGGTTACTTTGCTGGGCCAGAATGTAAATTCCTATGGGAAAGATCTGGATCAGAATATTAGTTTTGCAAGGTTGTTGGAAAAAATTAATAAAATTAATGGTATTGAAAGAATAAGATTTACCACATCTCATCCCAAGGATTTGTCTGACGAACTAATTGTTGCCATGAGGGACCTGGAGAAGGTTTGCAACCATCTTCATCTTCCTTTACAAGCCGGAAGTACAAGAATACTTAAAGCAATGAACAGAAAATATACCAAAGAAGATTATTTATCTTTGACAGAGAAAATAAAAAAGGAAATACCGGATATAGCCTTGTCCACAGATATTATTGTGGGTTTTCCCGGCGAAACCGAAGAAGATTTTAATGATACTATTGACGTAGTGGAAAAGGTTAGGTTCGATTCTGCTTATACTTTCCTGTATTCAAAAAGAAAAGGAACACCTGCAGCAAAAAATCCTGAACAAGTGGAGGAAGAAGTTAAAAAAAGGAGATTTGGAAGACTGTTGGAGGTACAAAACAAAATAAGCAGGGAACTTAATGAAAAACTGCTCAATAAGGTGGAAGAAATACTTGTGGAGGGTATTAGCAAAAATAATCCTCATGTATATACAGGAAGAACAAGAACCAATAAGATAGTAAACTTTCAGGGGGATTCAAGTATGGTTGGCAGAATTATTAAAGTTAAAATCAATAAAATTCAAACCTGGTCTCTTGAAGGTACAGTAGTGCCTGCTGGTGATAACAAATGAGCACCTTGACTCCAATGATGCAGCAGTATATTGAAATAAAAAGCAAGTATAAGGATTGTATTCTTTTTTTCAGGCTGGGTGATTTCTATGAAATGTTTTTTGAAGATGCGGAAATAGCGTCGGCTGAACTTGAGATTACACTTACCGGAAGGGATTGCGGCCTGGAAGAAAGGGCTCCCATGTGCGGAGTACCATATCATGCTGCAGAAACTTACATAGCAAAATTATTAAGTAAGGGGTATAAGGTTGCAATATGTGAACAGACTGAAGATCCTGCTCTGGCAAAGGGAATAGTTAAAAGGGAAGTCATAAGGGTAATAACTCCCGGTACATTAACTGAATCATCCATGCTTGACGAGAAAAAGAATAATTTTCTCATGTCTATTTTTAAGGAAGGGTACTGCTTTGGAATAGCAGTTGTAGATCTGTCAACAGGGGAATTTGTAACAACTAAAATTACCCGAGGTAATACCACTTCCAAACTCCTGGATGAAATAGCAAAGTATTCTCCTTCTGAGATAATTGCAAATTCAGCATTACTGGAAGATAATGAGCAAGTAAAATCTATTAGGAACAGATTTGAAACATATATTTCTCATTTTGGTGACAGTTATTTCGAGTTGGAAAATGCCAGGAACAGATTAATAAGTAAGTTTGAAAAATCAGAACATGGTGTACAGCAATTATTTGCCGGCAGGTCTGATTCTAAATCTTTACTATCGGAAGAACATTTATGGCAAAGTGCTTCAGGCGCATTACTTGAATACCTGGAGCAAACCCAGAAAACCAGTCTGGATCACATACAAAAACTCGAATTGTATGAGATTGAGGAATATATGGTTCTGGATGTTTCCACCAGAAGAAACCTTGAATTGACTGAAACTATGAGGGATAAGTCCAGAAAGGGTACACTACTGTGGGTGCTTGACAGGACAAATACTTCTATGGGAGCGAGAATGCTGAAAAAATGGATAGAGCAGCCACTGGTAAATATAGATGATATTAATGAGAGGCTTGCGGCGGTAGAGGAATTTAAAAACCGCTTTATGGTAAGAATGGAAATAAAGGAGTTGCTAAAAGGGGTCTATGATATTGAAAGACTAACGAGTAAAATTGTTATTGGATCTGCCAACTGCAGAGACCTTATAGCTCTAAAAAACTCCCTGGGTAAGCTTCCATATATTAAGGAAATACTAAAAAATTGTACAGCTTCATTGAACAATAAAAATTATAACCAGATAGATACATTGGAAGATATATATCAGCTTATAGAAAACTCTATTGTCGATGATCCTCCTGTTGCTGTAAAAGAAGGAGGTATCATAAAAACCGGTTTTAATGAGGAAGTGGACAAGCTAAGAAAGGCATCTACGGAAGGTAAAGACTGGATCCTGCAATTGGAAAGTACTGAAAGGGAAAAGACGGGTATAAAAAACCTGAAGGTAGGATATAACAGGGTTTTCGGATATTATATCGAAGTAACAAAATCATATTATTCCCAGGTACCTTCAAGTTATATCAGGAAGCAGACCCTTTCAAATTGTGAAAGGTATATTACACAAGAATTAAAAGAAATTGAGGATACAATTCTTGGAGCCGAAAGTAAAGTAATTGAACTCGAATACAGTTTATTTTTAGAAATTAAAGCCAAAATAGCATCTGAG
This region of Clostridiaceae bacterium genomic DNA includes:
- a CDS encoding histidine phosphatase family protein, giving the protein MVTRLYFVRHAEAEGNVKRIFHGWTDAKLTEKGRIQAQKLAARMKDMDIDVIYSSSLERAKETAAYIAAAKNLPVISNDNLREINGGSWENQKWEDLPLKWPYEYHTWENRPHIHNMPDGESMEDFQERLISEIKYIIDNNMGKNVCIVTHGTAIKALICYFTGCSLEEMLNINWVDNTSITEIHYEDGTFKVVDEGDSSHLGDEYSTLKFQDWWEYNKIMIEKRNRIISLMFETGALQVCPEDSPFWYTSGTIGPYYINTHYLYGSKEKAEMLLKDIEIATKDRLTCSGEILAKVLKNYNEELIYKELIDELCDYIKSKINIDKVDYISGGERRDWFFSLIAARILKKPHLTIFKDLDVVVFDGEKSWRTDNINGASVLHIADLITEASSYIRAWIPAVKSINGVMKWSVVIVDRNQGGEEMLLREKIISHGMVYINKGLFDKALSFGLINEKQYNLIIEYLENPRESMRKFLIQNPEFIEKAMKSDKRTRERAELCIEKDIYGLGERKS
- the miaB gene encoding tRNA (N6-isopentenyl adenosine(37)-C2)-methylthiotransferase MiaB; this encodes MKNSTGDRRKDILVAQEEIARQQGIAEEIKQLNYQEEMKTGKKKLFYIETLGCQMNENDSEKLAGMLNEMGYSESDNAENSDLIIVNTCCVRENAEQKVYGHLGRYKSLKEEKPGMVIAVCGCMMQQNEVGDSIKRKYRHVDLVFGTHNLHKFPEYLYNVLSSRIRVIDIWESSGSIAEGLPITRKDGIKAWVTIMYGCNNFCSYCIVPYVRGRERSRMPEDIVREIEILGEQGYKEVTLLGQNVNSYGKDLDQNISFARLLEKINKINGIERIRFTTSHPKDLSDELIVAMRDLEKVCNHLHLPLQAGSTRILKAMNRKYTKEDYLSLTEKIKKEIPDIALSTDIIVGFPGETEEDFNDTIDVVEKVRFDSAYTFLYSKRKGTPAAKNPEQVEEEVKKRRFGRLLEVQNKISRELNEKLLNKVEEILVEGISKNNPHVYTGRTRTNKIVNFQGDSSMVGRIIKVKINKIQTWSLEGTVVPAGDNK
- the mutS gene encoding DNA mismatch repair protein MutS, translated to MSTLTPMMQQYIEIKSKYKDCILFFRLGDFYEMFFEDAEIASAELEITLTGRDCGLEERAPMCGVPYHAAETYIAKLLSKGYKVAICEQTEDPALAKGIVKREVIRVITPGTLTESSMLDEKKNNFLMSIFKEGYCFGIAVVDLSTGEFVTTKITRGNTTSKLLDEIAKYSPSEIIANSALLEDNEQVKSIRNRFETYISHFGDSYFELENARNRLISKFEKSEHGVQQLFAGRSDSKSLLSEEHLWQSASGALLEYLEQTQKTSLDHIQKLELYEIEEYMVLDVSTRRNLELTETMRDKSRKGTLLWVLDRTNTSMGARMLKKWIEQPLVNIDDINERLAAVEEFKNRFMVRMEIKELLKGVYDIERLTSKIVIGSANCRDLIALKNSLGKLPYIKEILKNCTASLNNKNYNQIDTLEDIYQLIENSIVDDPPVAVKEGGIIKTGFNEEVDKLRKASTEGKDWILQLESTEREKTGIKNLKVGYNRVFGYYIEVTKSYYSQVPSSYIRKQTLSNCERYITQELKEIEDTILGAESKVIELEYSLFLEIKAKIASEVSRIKNTARAIAEIDVLCSLAEVADRESYIMPSVDSGGIIEIKGGRHPVVEKMLEEGTFVPNDTLLDMEENRILIITGPNMAGKSTYMRQVALIVLMAQLGSFVPAEYAKIGVVDRIFTRVGASDDLASGQSTFMVEMTEVANILANATSRSLLVLDEIGRGTSTFDGLSIAWAVIEYISDKEIMGARTLFATHYHELTELEGEIEGVKNYCISVKEKGEDIIFLRKIIRGGADSSYGIQVARLAGLPQVVLDRAKEVLKELEDTDISKKQTRSRRGRAPIEGQIDIFHMNSQTKSKDTIIEEIKKVDISKITPLDALNFIYRLQEKIKKGL